A single window of Eucalyptus grandis isolate ANBG69807.140 chromosome 1, ASM1654582v1, whole genome shotgun sequence DNA harbors:
- the LOC104448101 gene encoding UDP-glycosyltransferase 88A1, giving the protein MEEAVVLYPSPAIGHLISMVELGKLLLSHRPSLSIHVLITSQAYNAGSTTSYIASVSTACPSIAFHHLPHLPPTGLLHHLPHHETLALELLRLNNPNVHATLTSISKNHIVHGLIIDFFCASALSVARELSIPCYYFFTSGASVLTAFLYFPTLHKLYTKSYKDLNAVLHVPGTPPLPSSDIAKPVQDRNDRAYELFLEGSKNMATSAGIIINTFEKLEPRAVRAIRDGECVPDGPTPPLYCIGPLITSGEGKKEGSSTGRSDCLTWLDSQPKGSIVFLCFGSLGVFSVEQLKGIATGLERSGQRFLWVVRNPPRDADQKTATSAMPDPELSSLLPEGFLERTGERGLVVKTWAPQVEVLSHSSVGGFVTHCGWNSVLEAVCAGVPMVAWPLYAEQRQNKGLMVEEIKIALPVNESESGLVSSEEVEKRVRELMESEEGEIIRERVKSLKEEAKAALSPGGSSSVELSNLVESWKRE; this is encoded by the coding sequence ATGGAGGAGGCAGTGGTGCTATATCCATCGCCGGCCATCGGCCACCTCATCTCCATGGTGGAGCTGGGCAAGCTCCTGCTCTCCCACCGCCCTTCCCTCTCCATCCACGTCCTCATCACCAGCCAGGCCTACAACGCCGGCTCCACCACCTCCTACATCGCCTCCGTCTCCACCGCCTGCCCCTCCATCGCCTTCCACCACCTCCCCCACCTCCCTCCCACCGGACTTCTCCACCACCTCCCCCACCACGAGACCCTCGCCCTCGAGCTCCTCCGTCTCAACAACCCCAACGTCCACGCCACCCTCACCTCCATCTCCAAGAACCACATCGTTCACGGCCTCATCATCGACTTCTTCTGCGCTTCAGCTCTGAGCGTCGCACGTGAGCTGAGCATCCCTTGTTACTACTTCTTCACTTCCGGCGCGAGCGTCTTGACCGCGTTCTTATATTTCCCAACTCTTCACAAGCTGTACACCAAGAGCTACAAGGACCTCAACGCCGTTCTTCATGTCCCGGGGACCCCGCCCTTGCCGTCCTCCGACATCGCGAAGCCGGTGCAAGACCGCAACGACAGGGCTTATGAGCTCTTCCTCGAGGGCTCCAAGAACATGGCCACGTCTGCCGGGATCATAATCAACACGTTCGAGAAGCTCGAGCCCAGGGCGGTGCGAGCGATCAGGGACGGAGAGTGCGTGCCCGACGGGCCCACGCCTCCGCTGTACTGCATCGGGCCGCTGATCACAAGcggagagggaaagaaagagggCAGCAGCACCGGCAGGTCGGATTGTCTGACGTGGCTGGACTCGCAGCCTAAAGGAAGCATCGTGTTCTTGTGTTTCGGAAGCTTGGGTGTTTTCTCGGTTGAACAATTGAAGGGAATAGCGACAGGGTTGGAGAGGAGTGGCCAGCGGTTCTTGTGGGTGGTCCGCAACCCCCCACGTGATGCAGACCAGAAGACCGCCACGTCAGCGATGCCCGACCCGGAACTGAGCTCGCTTCTGCCAGAGGGCTTCTTGGAGCGGACAGGGGAGAGGGGCCTGGTGGTGAAAACGTGGGCGCCGCAGGTGGAGGTGCTGAGCCACAGCTCGGTGGGCGGGTTCGTGACtcactgcgggtggaactcggTGCTCGAGGCAGTGTGCGCCGGCGTGCCGATGGTGGCGTGGCCGCTCTACGCGGAGCAGCGGCAGAACAAAGGGCTGATGGTGGAGGAAATCAAGATCGCCCTGCCAGTTAACGAGTCGGAGAGCGGGCTGGTGAGTTCGGAGGAGGTGGAGAAGCGAGTCAGGGAGCTGATGGAGTCGGAGGAGGGTGAGATCATAAGGGAACGAGTGAAGTCTTTGAAGGAGGAAGCGAAGGCTGCTCTGAGTCCGGGCGGGTCGTCCAGCGTTGAACTGAGTAATCTCGTCGAGTCGTGGAAGCGGGAGTGA